The proteins below are encoded in one region of Pseudomonas sp. SCB32:
- a CDS encoding SDR family oxidoreductase — protein sequence MRMTGNTIFITGGGSGIGRGLAEAFHRLGNQVIISGRRQARLRETLEANPGMAAIELDISDPASIQAASAQLLRDYPDLNVLINNAGIMLLDHAEGPVDDEIALSTVTTNLLGPVRMTSALIEHLKAQKDAVIVNVSSVLGFVPMAATAVYSATKAAVHSYTLSQRYLLREHGVQLVELAPPWVRTELLNSTEEERAIPLEQFISEAMKQFEQGLDEILVSPAEAMRANPGPNEHAWVNQFNDMVAAGPALG from the coding sequence ATGCGCATGACCGGCAACACTATCTTCATCACCGGTGGCGGCTCCGGCATCGGCCGCGGCCTGGCCGAAGCCTTCCACCGTCTCGGCAACCAGGTGATCATCTCCGGCCGGCGCCAGGCGCGCTTGCGGGAAACGCTCGAGGCCAATCCCGGCATGGCCGCGATCGAGCTCGACATCAGCGATCCCGCCAGCATCCAGGCCGCCTCGGCCCAGCTGCTGCGTGACTATCCGGACCTCAACGTGTTGATCAACAACGCCGGCATCATGCTGCTGGATCACGCCGAAGGCCCGGTGGACGATGAGATCGCCCTGTCGACCGTCACCACCAACCTGCTCGGCCCGGTGCGCATGACCTCGGCGCTGATCGAGCACCTGAAGGCACAAAAGGACGCGGTGATCGTCAATGTCTCCTCCGTGCTCGGCTTCGTGCCCATGGCGGCGACGGCGGTCTATTCGGCGACCAAGGCCGCGGTGCACTCCTACACCCTGTCGCAACGCTACCTGCTGCGCGAGCACGGCGTGCAACTGGTCGAACTGGCACCGCCGTGGGTGCGCACCGAGCTGCTCAACAGCACCGAGGAAGAGCGCGCCATTCCGCTGGAGCAGTTCATCAGCGAGGCGATGAAGCAGTTCGAGCAGGGCCTGGACGAAATCCTGGTCAGCCCCGCCGAGGCCATGCGCGCCAACCCCGGTCCGAACGAGCACGCCTGGGTCAACCAGTTCAACGACATGGTCGCGGCCGGCCCGGCGCTGGGTTGA
- the aspT gene encoding aspartate-alanine antiporter, producing MFEFTLSALRANPEIAVFLAIALGVLLGRLHFAGFHLGSVAGALLMGLLIGQLGLEVPHGLKAVFFALFIYAVGFKSGPEFFGSLNRGTLKLVLLSVVLCATALASILAMYALYDFDAGFTAGLGAGALTDTAIMGTASSAIAQLGIDEAAKSQLNSHMAVAYAITYLFGTIGLVVFVGSIAPWLLGVDLRTSARELERELGIERNETAISIPYTRIVVRAHRLETPGPIGLSIAAFEALHPALSVERVVRGERVIERDPGLHLEAGDVLGIYALREAVGELSSWVGPEVDHAESLSFPTRSADIVLTSRHLAGRSIHQMHADLVGAQRMGCFITTITRQGLELPQLPETILRRGDVISLTGRTASVEALAIQLGRIRESSYKSDIAIHALGMVLGSLLGLLSTHIGMIPVELGIGGGVLLAGLLIGWYNSRHPERGTLPPAAQWAFSEFGLTAFGAVVGLLAGPAALSAIRDQGLALLVAGAVVTLIPPLVTLYFGRYVLRLHPMILFGALAGAQTEAASMNRIIEQSGSNTPVVGFTVCYAISNVLLAVCGPIIVALTTT from the coding sequence ATGTTCGAATTCACGCTCAGCGCATTACGCGCCAACCCCGAGATCGCAGTGTTCCTCGCCATCGCCCTGGGGGTGCTGCTGGGGCGCCTGCACTTCGCCGGGTTTCACCTCGGCTCGGTAGCCGGCGCGCTGCTGATGGGACTGTTGATCGGGCAACTCGGCCTGGAGGTGCCCCACGGGCTGAAGGCGGTGTTCTTCGCCCTGTTCATCTACGCGGTCGGCTTCAAGAGCGGGCCGGAATTCTTCGGCAGCCTCAACCGTGGCACCCTCAAGCTGGTGCTGCTCTCCGTGGTGCTGTGCGCTACCGCCCTTGCCAGCATCCTGGCGATGTACGCGCTCTACGACTTCGACGCCGGCTTCACCGCCGGCCTGGGCGCTGGCGCGCTGACCGATACCGCGATCATGGGCACCGCCAGCAGCGCCATCGCCCAACTGGGTATCGATGAAGCCGCCAAATCCCAGCTCAACAGCCACATGGCGGTGGCCTACGCCATCACCTACCTGTTCGGCACCATCGGTCTGGTGGTCTTCGTCGGCAGCATTGCGCCCTGGCTGCTGGGCGTCGACCTGCGCACCTCGGCACGTGAACTGGAGCGCGAGCTGGGCATCGAGCGCAACGAGACCGCCATCAGCATCCCTTACACCCGCATCGTGGTGCGCGCCCATCGCCTGGAAACGCCAGGGCCCATCGGCCTGAGCATCGCCGCATTCGAGGCGCTGCATCCTGCACTGAGCGTGGAGCGCGTGGTGCGCGGCGAACGCGTCATCGAGCGTGATCCGGGGCTGCACCTGGAGGCCGGCGACGTCCTCGGCATCTACGCCCTGCGCGAGGCGGTGGGCGAGCTGAGCAGTTGGGTCGGGCCGGAGGTCGATCACGCCGAAAGCCTGTCCTTTCCGACCCGCAGCGCGGACATCGTCCTGACTTCCCGCCATCTGGCCGGCCGCAGCATCCACCAGATGCATGCGGATCTGGTCGGCGCCCAGCGCATGGGCTGCTTCATTACCACCATCACCCGCCAGGGCTTGGAGCTGCCGCAGTTGCCCGAGACGATACTGCGGCGCGGCGATGTCATCAGCCTCACCGGCCGCACCGCCAGTGTCGAAGCCCTGGCCATTCAGCTGGGGCGCATCCGCGAGAGCAGCTACAAGAGCGACATTGCCATCCACGCCCTGGGCATGGTGCTGGGGTCCCTGCTGGGGCTGCTGTCCACCCACATTGGCATGATTCCGGTGGAGTTGGGCATCGGCGGTGGCGTGCTGCTCGCCGGCCTGCTGATCGGCTGGTACAACTCGCGCCACCCCGAACGGGGCACCCTACCCCCTGCCGCGCAGTGGGCCTTTTCCGAATTCGGCCTGACCGCGTTCGGCGCCGTGGTCGGACTGCTGGCAGGCCCTGCGGCGCTCTCTGCCATCCGCGACCAGGGCCTGGCGCTGCTGGTCGCTGGCGCGGTGGTGACCCTGATTCCGCCCTTGGTGACACTGTATTTCGGGCGCTACGTGCTGCGCCTGCACCCGATGATCCTGTTCGGTGCCCTTGCCGGTGCGCAGACCGAAGCGGCCTCGATGAACCGGATCATCGAGCAGTCCGGCAGCAACACCCCGGTGGTTGGCTTCACCGTGTGCTACGCGATCTCCAACGTGCTGCTGGCGGTCTGCGGGCCGATCATCGTCGCGCTGACAACGACCTGA
- a CDS encoding LysR family transcriptional regulator, with translation MKDLITYRLFTRVARLGSFSAAARENGLSQPQVSRMIAELESDLGTLLLARSTRAVVPTAAGAEFLARMEPILAALEEAEQSVREGGKLRGVVRISMSTSVGVREVIPRLTSFAAQHPDLHIQILLADHWQDLVRENVDVAIRLGRLLDSSATSRQIMTIRRVILASPAYLRAAGEPRIPEDLQGHRIIGGPASAVPHAWTFQRDGETRVIKLEPHFSTDENEGAVAAATAGLGITSTTAWACRRELESGELVTLLNDWETELVPVHAYFPHGPRTRSAGRALIEHLVASLVGEAPGQ, from the coding sequence ATGAAGGACCTCATCACCTACAGGCTGTTCACCCGCGTGGCGCGCCTTGGCAGCTTTTCCGCCGCGGCGCGGGAGAACGGCCTGTCGCAGCCCCAGGTCTCGCGCATGATCGCCGAACTGGAAAGCGACCTGGGCACCCTGCTCCTGGCGCGCTCGACCCGCGCGGTGGTGCCCACTGCCGCCGGGGCGGAATTCCTGGCGCGCATGGAGCCTATCCTGGCGGCGCTGGAAGAGGCTGAGCAGAGTGTTCGCGAGGGTGGCAAGCTGCGCGGTGTGGTGCGCATCAGCATGTCGACCAGTGTCGGCGTCCGCGAAGTCATTCCGCGCCTCACCTCGTTCGCGGCGCAGCATCCTGACCTGCACATCCAGATCCTGCTCGCCGATCACTGGCAGGACCTGGTCCGCGAGAACGTCGACGTCGCGATTCGCCTCGGCCGCCTGCTCGACTCCAGCGCCACCAGCCGGCAGATCATGACCATCCGCCGGGTGATCCTTGCCTCGCCGGCCTACCTGCGCGCAGCGGGCGAGCCACGGATACCGGAGGACCTGCAGGGACACCGGATCATCGGCGGCCCGGCCAGCGCCGTGCCCCACGCCTGGACCTTCCAGCGCGACGGTGAAACCCGGGTGATCAAGCTCGAGCCGCACTTCTCGACCGACGAGAACGAAGGCGCCGTGGCAGCGGCGACCGCCGGCCTGGGCATCACCTCGACCACCGCCTGGGCCTGCCGCCGTGAACTGGAAAGCGGAGAGCTGGTCACGCTGCTCAACGACTGGGAGACCGAACTGGTCCCCGTGCACGCCTACTTTCCCCACGGGCCACGCACCCGCAGCGCCGGCCGCGCCCTGATCGAGCATCTGGTCGCCAGCCTGGTGGGCGAAGCGCCTGGCCAGTGA
- a CDS encoding ester cyclase — protein MPAFTPTQNKALVLEAFQTLFNRKDLAAAERYWSPVYIQHSAHVPAGREGLFGLVASGPETLRYENQRAVAEGDYVMLHGRFSGLGLSANWVVVDILRLENGVMVEHWDVIQDEATRQGSAGGHPMFGERFPD, from the coding sequence ATGCCTGCATTCACCCCCACTCAGAACAAGGCCCTCGTTCTCGAAGCCTTCCAGACCCTGTTCAACCGCAAGGACCTGGCCGCCGCCGAGCGCTACTGGTCACCCGTCTACATCCAGCACAGCGCCCATGTGCCGGCGGGCCGCGAAGGCCTGTTCGGCCTTGTCGCCAGCGGCCCGGAAACCCTGCGCTACGAGAATCAGCGGGCCGTGGCCGAAGGCGATTACGTCATGCTCCACGGGCGTTTCTCCGGTCTCGGCCTGTCCGCCAACTGGGTGGTGGTCGACATCCTGCGCCTGGAAAACGGCGTGATGGTCGAGCACTGGGACGTGATCCAGGACGAAGCGACACGCCAGGGCTCCGCCGGCGGGCATCCCATGTTCGGCGAGCGCTTCCCGGACTGA
- a CDS encoding DUF3313 domain-containing protein, with protein MKSKFLLATLCGASLALSGCASKYVEPEQYSGFLKNYSVLKEEKSPSGAAVMRWIDPNVDVKRFSSVYIEPSQLYPQPKPTEKIPASTLTGITQYYDQALKTQFSKALPLAKGPGPGVLVVRPAITAVTASTKGLQPYEVIPIALIAAGISTATGIRDQETSIATEAAFLDGGSGKVVAEVVRKGAGTELENDEQVMKAKDARAVLDGWASDMLKSFQTLKNKK; from the coding sequence ATGAAGTCGAAGTTTCTGCTGGCCACGCTGTGCGGCGCGTCTCTCGCGTTGTCTGGTTGCGCGAGCAAGTACGTGGAGCCTGAGCAATATTCCGGGTTCCTGAAGAACTACAGCGTCCTCAAGGAAGAAAAATCCCCGTCTGGCGCGGCGGTCATGCGCTGGATCGACCCGAACGTGGATGTGAAGCGCTTCTCCAGCGTCTACATCGAGCCCAGCCAGCTCTATCCGCAGCCCAAACCCACCGAGAAGATTCCGGCGAGCACGCTGACCGGTATCACCCAGTACTACGACCAGGCCCTGAAGACCCAGTTCTCCAAGGCCCTGCCGCTGGCCAAGGGCCCCGGCCCGGGCGTACTGGTCGTGCGTCCGGCGATCACTGCGGTCACCGCCTCGACCAAGGGCCTGCAACCCTATGAAGTCATCCCGATCGCCCTGATCGCGGCCGGCATCAGCACCGCCACCGGTATTCGCGACCAGGAAACCAGCATCGCCACCGAAGCCGCCTTCCTCGACGGCGGCAGCGGCAAGGTGGTTGCGGAAGTCGTGCGCAAGGGCGCCGGCACTGAACTGGAGAACGACGAACAAGTCATGAAGGCCAAGGACGCGCGCGCCGTGCTCGATGGCTGGGCCTCCGACATGCTCAAGTCCTTCCAGACGCTGAAGAACAAGAAGTAA